A region of Alkalinema sp. FACHB-956 DNA encodes the following proteins:
- the phoU gene encoding phosphate signaling complex protein PhoU, whose translation MVFKNASMAGQEPMRVNFERQLKRVQRDVLKMGALVENSCCLARQALFDGDLDAADQINLQDKEIDSLYKQIELDCVNLIALQSPVAQDLRLLSAMMQLVRDLERIGDYAKNLGEVAVRLFPYENPPHLDQVQVMFDRCRAMLAMSLAALSDLDAESAQEMKLKDDTIDSDYEMLYNLLTYRTEVQGVIEPIVLLVLAIRHLERIADHATNIGKRVSYIVTGQR comes from the coding sequence ATGGTGTTTAAAAATGCATCGATGGCAGGTCAAGAACCAATGCGGGTTAACTTTGAGCGGCAGCTCAAGCGGGTTCAGCGAGACGTTCTCAAAATGGGTGCGCTGGTGGAGAACTCCTGTTGTCTGGCACGGCAAGCCCTATTTGATGGCGACTTAGATGCTGCTGACCAGATTAATCTTCAAGATAAAGAAATCGATAGTCTATATAAGCAGATTGAACTTGACTGTGTAAACTTGATCGCCCTCCAGTCTCCGGTTGCCCAGGATCTCCGCCTCCTGAGTGCCATGATGCAACTGGTGCGTGATTTGGAAAGAATTGGGGACTATGCCAAGAATCTGGGCGAAGTTGCCGTTCGCCTGTTCCCCTACGAAAATCCACCCCACCTGGATCAAGTCCAAGTCATGTTCGATCGCTGTCGCGCGATGCTAGCCATGAGCTTGGCGGCCCTTTCGGATCTGGATGCTGAATCTGCCCAAGAAATGAAGCTCAAGGACGACACGATCGATTCAGATTACGAGATGCTCTATAACCTACTGACCTATCGCACTGAGGTTCAGGGAGTGATTGAGCCGATCGTCCTCCTTGTCCTAGCGATCCGTCACCTCGAACGCATTGCTGACCATGCCACCAACATCGGCAAGCGGGTGTCCTACATCGTTACCGGGCAGCGCTAA